Proteins found in one Paenibacillus sp. FSL R10-2782 genomic segment:
- a CDS encoding inositol monophosphatase family protein, translating into MQLRRPRNNDIESRVNTLNEHENEKVPYIVSGKSYTAVAINAASKAGEWIKSRLGTVEQLSTKQSSTDLVTEVDKGAEQMIRRLILTHFPDHAILGEEGVEPGAEASARALEAAREEEYLWIIDPVDGTTNFVHSLPYYSVSIALAHRGEVIVGVIYDPSRDEMFVAEKGKGAYVHGNPMRASREETLGDSLVCIGFPPDRTFAQPLNMKITQVLTPQVRGIRALGSAALHLAYVASGRLSAYCEIGLNAWDVAAGALLVQESGGTITDTLGRPYDLSVRHIAATNTAIHSQLIQVLKEADATGL; encoded by the coding sequence ATGCAGCTTCGTAGACCACGTAACAATGATATAGAAAGTAGAGTGAACACGTTGAACGAACATGAAAACGAAAAGGTTCCCTATATTGTATCAGGAAAAAGCTATACCGCCGTGGCCATTAACGCAGCATCCAAAGCCGGGGAATGGATCAAAAGCAGACTGGGCACCGTTGAGCAGTTAAGCACCAAGCAATCATCGACGGACCTTGTGACCGAAGTGGATAAAGGTGCGGAGCAGATGATCCGCAGACTGATTCTCACGCATTTTCCCGACCATGCCATTTTGGGCGAAGAGGGGGTAGAGCCAGGTGCCGAGGCATCGGCCCGTGCATTGGAGGCTGCTCGTGAAGAGGAGTATTTGTGGATTATTGATCCGGTAGACGGCACAACTAATTTTGTTCACAGCCTGCCGTACTACAGTGTATCTATCGCCTTGGCCCACCGTGGAGAGGTGATTGTCGGTGTCATTTATGATCCGTCCCGCGACGAAATGTTTGTGGCTGAAAAAGGTAAAGGCGCGTATGTGCATGGCAATCCGATGAGGGCATCCAGAGAAGAAACACTGGGAGACAGTCTGGTGTGCATCGGCTTCCCACCGGACCGCACTTTTGCACAGCCGCTGAATATGAAAATAACGCAGGTTCTTACGCCGCAGGTACGAGGCATTCGGGCACTCGGCTCGGCAGCCCTGCATCTGGCTTATGTGGCATCGGGACGGTTGTCAGCCTATTGCGAAATCGGTTTGAATGCCTGGGATGTAGCAGCGGGCGCTTTGCTGGTACAGGAATCGGGAGGAACGATCACAGATACGCTCGGCAGACCTTATGACCTTAGCGTGCGACATATTGCAGCTACAAATACAGCTATTCATTCTCAACTCATTCAAGTACTGAAAGAAGCAGATGCAACTGGGTTATAA
- a CDS encoding D-alanine--D-alanine ligase yields MAKQKLTVGLVYGGKSGEHEVSLQTAYAVLNAFDYEKYEIIPFYITKAGDWRRGSLLDAPLASVEQLKLERAEGGTKAALDTLFGKLYGEHTLDVLFPLLHGTFGEDGTIQGLFEMADMPYVGAGVLASAAGMDKGVMKKLFEHAGLPQVKYCYFNSTQWAHTSHDLVRNMETELGYPCFVKPANLGSSVGISKATNRGELEKAVELALQFDLKVIVEEYVDAREVEVSVLGNDEPIASVPGEIVSSSDYYDYAAKYTDGQSEMLIPAPLDEEVADRIREAALQAFRALEGCGISRADFFVRRSDGHILINEVNTMPGFTPFSMYPLLWRETGVSYQSLLDRMIALALERYERRSALHYENS; encoded by the coding sequence ATGGCAAAACAAAAATTGACCGTAGGGCTAGTGTACGGCGGCAAATCGGGCGAGCATGAGGTTTCGCTGCAAACGGCGTATGCGGTACTGAACGCTTTTGATTATGAGAAATACGAGATTATTCCTTTTTATATTACGAAGGCTGGCGATTGGCGCAGAGGGTCGCTGCTTGACGCACCTTTGGCTTCTGTAGAGCAATTGAAGCTGGAGCGCGCAGAGGGCGGTACGAAGGCGGCATTAGATACGTTGTTCGGTAAACTGTACGGAGAGCATACGCTGGATGTGCTATTTCCGCTGCTGCATGGCACCTTTGGTGAGGACGGAACGATTCAGGGCTTGTTTGAAATGGCGGATATGCCTTATGTCGGTGCAGGAGTGCTGGCTTCTGCCGCAGGGATGGACAAAGGCGTCATGAAGAAGCTGTTTGAGCATGCCGGACTGCCGCAAGTGAAATACTGTTATTTTAATAGTACACAGTGGGCGCATACCAGCCATGATTTGGTGCGCAACATGGAAACCGAGTTAGGGTACCCGTGCTTCGTCAAGCCGGCGAATCTGGGATCAAGTGTCGGCATTTCCAAAGCTACTAACCGGGGAGAACTGGAAAAGGCAGTCGAGCTGGCTTTGCAATTTGATCTGAAGGTCATTGTGGAGGAGTATGTCGATGCCCGCGAGGTCGAGGTTAGCGTACTCGGCAACGACGAGCCGATTGCTTCGGTACCCGGTGAAATTGTATCGTCCAGCGACTATTACGATTATGCTGCCAAATACACGGACGGCCAATCGGAAATGCTCATTCCGGCACCGTTGGACGAGGAAGTGGCGGATCGTATCCGTGAAGCCGCATTGCAAGCATTCCGCGCTCTGGAGGGCTGCGGGATTTCCCGTGCCGATTTCTTCGTCAGACGTTCGGACGGACATATTCTTATTAATGAAGTAAACACGATGCCAGGTTTTACGCCGTTCAGCATGTATCCATTGCTGTGGAGAGAAACAGGCGTATCCTATCAAAGCTTGCTGGACCGCATGATTGCACTCGCACTGGAGCGTTATGAGCGCAGGTCTGCGCTGCATTACGAGAATTCATAA